The following proteins are encoded in a genomic region of Devosia lucknowensis:
- the rpsU gene encoding 30S ribosomal protein S21: MQVQVRDNNVDQALRVLKKRLQREGVFREMKLRKYFEKPSEERVRRKAEAVRRSRKAARKQAIREGLIAAPKRPERTFGSRPGGAR, translated from the coding sequence TTGCAGGTTCAGGTACGCGACAACAATGTCGATCAGGCCCTTCGGGTCCTCAAGAAGCGCCTCCAGCGCGAAGGCGTGTTCCGGGAGATGAAACTCCGGAAGTATTTCGAAAAACCCTCTGAAGAACGTGTCCGGCGCAAGGCCGAAGCCGTGCGGCGCAGCCGCAAGGCGGCGCGCAAGCAGGCGATCCGCGAAGGCCTGATCGCCGCGCCCAAGCGCCCCGAGCGCACCTTCGGCAGTCGCCCCGGCGGCGCTCGCTAG
- a CDS encoding RbsD/FucU family protein: protein MLKNIPALLGPELLSTLRAMGHGDELVIADANFPAEFLGPLVIRADGITATAMLDAVLTLLPLDQFVDETAIGMQVVGEPAARQPIDDEFEAIIARHEPEKHYSKIERFAFYDRARKAAAVIQTGETRLYGNIILKKGVIRPTSAEFSERPQ from the coding sequence ATGCTGAAAAACATTCCCGCCCTACTGGGGCCTGAGCTGCTCTCGACCCTGCGCGCCATGGGACACGGCGACGAACTGGTCATCGCCGATGCCAATTTTCCGGCCGAGTTCCTGGGTCCGCTGGTGATCCGCGCCGATGGCATCACAGCCACGGCCATGCTCGATGCCGTCCTGACGCTGCTCCCACTCGATCAGTTCGTCGATGAAACCGCCATCGGCATGCAGGTGGTCGGCGAGCCGGCTGCGCGCCAGCCCATCGACGACGAGTTTGAAGCCATCATCGCCCGCCACGAACCCGAAAAGCACTATTCCAAGATCGAGCGCTTCGCCTTCTACGACCGCGCCCGCAAGGCCGCCGCCGTCATCCAGACCGGCGAAACCCGCCTCTATGGCAATATCATCCTCAAGAAGGGCGTCATCCGCCCCACGTCTGCTGAATTCTCGGAGAGACCACAATGA
- a CDS encoding GntR family transcriptional regulator, with protein sequence MKTEVGPYQFLGAAGDFSRGTVTVDVTNALRHAIVTLALPPGTVLDKTAICAQLGVSRFPVSEALARLADEGLVDILPQRGSIVSRVKIADVREYMLIRKGLESEALRVLIGRHDADAIEALHANMAAQRDAAARDDAETFHQIDVDFHDIIFRSLRMTKVKSIIDKARANLDRARRLIITPRRLNHTIAEHQAIFDGILARDTQQAMTAIRAHIDAVMVELFAFAQAHPSLFADGHDFTAEDNDFPFG encoded by the coding sequence ATGAAAACGGAAGTCGGTCCTTATCAATTTCTAGGCGCAGCAGGCGATTTCTCGCGCGGCACCGTCACGGTCGATGTCACCAATGCGCTGCGCCATGCCATCGTGACGCTGGCGCTGCCCCCCGGCACCGTGCTCGACAAGACGGCCATCTGCGCCCAGCTCGGGGTCTCCCGTTTCCCCGTCAGCGAGGCGCTGGCGCGGCTGGCCGATGAGGGCTTGGTCGATATTCTGCCCCAGCGCGGCTCCATCGTCTCCCGGGTCAAGATCGCCGACGTCCGCGAATACATGCTCATTCGCAAGGGTCTCGAGAGCGAGGCGCTCCGCGTGCTCATCGGCCGGCACGATGCCGACGCCATCGAAGCCCTGCATGCCAACATGGCCGCCCAGCGCGATGCAGCGGCCCGCGACGACGCCGAAACCTTCCACCAGATCGACGTCGATTTCCACGACATCATCTTCCGCTCCCTGCGCATGACCAAGGTCAAGTCGATCATCGACAAGGCTCGCGCCAATCTCGACCGCGCCCGGCGCCTGATCATCACGCCACGCCGTCTCAACCATACCATCGCCGAGCATCAGGCCATCTTCGATGGCATCCTTGCGCGCGACACCCAACAGGCCATGACGGCGATCCGGGCCCATATCGATGCGGTCATGGTCGAACTCTTCGCCTTCGCCCAGGCCCATCCGTCGCTGTTCGCCGACGGCCACGATTTCACCGCCGAGGACAACGACTTTCCCTTCGGCTAG
- a CDS encoding UxaA family hydrolase yields MNDILTPPQGKTLVLNAADNIAVALANLDVGTETAQGVSIVRRVPRGHKFATRPIGAGEAVVKFGQIIGFASEAIVPGDWVHEHNCGMGGPDGTLTHDYAFAEGAVPVDFLPPAQRATFQGYKRANGTVGTRNYIGILTSVNCSATVAKFVADAVNRSGLLEDYPEIDGVVPFVHGTGCGMESRGEGFDILKRTQWGYTSNPNLGAALLVGLGCEVFQIGRMKELYGIEEGETFQTMTIQERGGTRRMIEWGVEKVKEMLPIAAAARRETVDASHLTLALQCGGSDGYSGITANPALGVAADILVRNGGTAILSETPEIYGAEHLLTRRAASRDVGEKLIERIHWWEDYTRRNRGEMNNNPSPGNKLGGLTTILEKSLGAAAKGGTTPLTAVYEYAEKVTEKGFVFMDTPGFDPVSATGQVAGGANILAFTTGRGSAYGCKPVPSIKLATNSDMYQRMTEDMDINCGDIVEGVSIEAKGQEIFDLMLRVASGEETKSEALGYGDNEFVPWQVGAVM; encoded by the coding sequence ATGAATGACATCCTGACCCCGCCGCAAGGCAAGACGCTGGTTCTGAATGCAGCCGACAATATCGCCGTGGCGCTGGCCAATCTCGACGTCGGAACGGAAACCGCGCAGGGCGTTTCCATCGTGCGCCGCGTGCCGCGCGGGCACAAGTTCGCGACGCGACCGATCGGGGCGGGCGAGGCGGTGGTCAAGTTCGGGCAGATCATCGGCTTTGCGAGCGAGGCAATCGTTCCGGGCGACTGGGTGCACGAGCACAATTGCGGCATGGGCGGACCCGACGGCACGCTGACGCATGACTATGCCTTTGCCGAAGGCGCGGTGCCGGTGGATTTCCTGCCGCCGGCGCAACGAGCGACGTTCCAGGGCTACAAGCGGGCGAACGGCACGGTCGGGACGCGCAATTACATCGGCATCCTGACCTCGGTGAACTGCTCGGCGACGGTGGCCAAGTTCGTGGCCGATGCGGTCAATCGCTCGGGCCTGCTCGAGGATTATCCGGAGATCGACGGTGTCGTGCCCTTCGTTCACGGCACGGGTTGCGGCATGGAAAGCCGGGGCGAAGGCTTCGATATTCTGAAGCGCACGCAGTGGGGCTATACGTCCAACCCCAATCTGGGCGCGGCGCTGCTGGTGGGCCTGGGATGCGAAGTGTTCCAGATCGGCCGGATGAAGGAGCTCTACGGCATCGAGGAGGGCGAGACCTTCCAGACCATGACGATCCAGGAGCGCGGCGGCACGCGCAGGATGATCGAGTGGGGTGTCGAGAAGGTCAAGGAGATGCTGCCGATCGCGGCTGCGGCACGGCGCGAGACGGTGGATGCCAGCCACCTGACGCTGGCCCTGCAATGCGGGGGATCGGACGGCTATTCGGGCATTACCGCCAACCCGGCGCTCGGCGTTGCGGCGGATATCCTGGTGCGCAATGGCGGTACGGCCATTCTTTCGGAGACGCCGGAAATCTATGGGGCGGAGCATCTGCTGACGCGGCGCGCCGCATCGCGCGACGTGGGCGAGAAGCTGATCGAGCGCATCCACTGGTGGGAAGACTACACGCGGCGTAACAGGGGCGAGATGAACAACAATCCCTCGCCCGGCAACAAGCTGGGTGGGCTGACGACCATCCTCGAGAAGTCGCTCGGTGCGGCGGCCAAGGGTGGCACGACGCCACTGACGGCGGTCTACGAATATGCCGAGAAGGTCACGGAAAAGGGGTTCGTGTTCATGGATACGCCCGGCTTCGACCCGGTGTCGGCGACAGGGCAGGTGGCCGGTGGCGCCAATATCCTGGCCTTCACTACCGGGCGCGGCTCGGCCTATGGCTGCAAGCCGGTGCCCTCGATCAAGCTCGCCACCAATTCGGACATGTATCAGCGCATGACCGAGGACATGGACATCAATTGCGGCGATATCGTCGAGGGTGTGAGCATCGAGGCCAAGGGGCAGGAGATTTTCGATCTCATGCTGCGCGTGGCTTCGGGCGAGGAAACCAAGTCGGAAGCGCTGGGCTATGGCGACAACGAGTTCGTGCCCTGGCAGGTCGGGGCGGTGATGTAG
- a CDS encoding PfkB family carbohydrate kinase, translating into MFVVGGESLIDLVPVSAAADAERVALAGGSPFNCAIALSKLGNATGFLCPISQDQYGDLLLKPLAEAGVAVLLKDRVPEPTTKAIVTFNEKMQASYVFERHADRAFTREGLIAALPERIALYQIGGFSPIRADDAAIWTDVVAAAVERGATISIDINVRDKLIDDEAGYRSRLSAFLDTAHVVKLSEEDHDWLKPGTSIEAHAAELLARPRCELVVVTLGEHGSRAFTAAGEAVAPIYAPPVFGDTVGAGDSLMAGILTWLAEAGALKPGGLAALDAEALAEMLRFGAVVAGINCGRKGCQPPSRGEVDAVLAA; encoded by the coding sequence ATGTTCGTAGTTGGGGGCGAAAGCCTGATTGACCTGGTGCCGGTTTCGGCCGCTGCGGATGCCGAGCGCGTGGCGCTGGCGGGTGGATCACCCTTCAACTGCGCGATCGCCCTCTCCAAGCTGGGAAACGCGACGGGTTTTCTCTGCCCGATCAGCCAGGACCAGTATGGCGACCTGCTGCTCAAGCCGCTGGCGGAGGCGGGCGTCGCGGTGTTGCTCAAAGACCGCGTGCCGGAGCCGACCACCAAGGCGATCGTGACCTTTAACGAGAAGATGCAGGCATCCTACGTCTTCGAGCGGCATGCCGACCGCGCGTTCACCCGCGAGGGCCTGATCGCGGCGCTGCCGGAGCGGATCGCGCTTTACCAGATCGGCGGCTTCTCCCCGATCCGCGCCGACGACGCCGCCATCTGGACCGACGTGGTCGCGGCAGCAGTCGAGCGGGGCGCAACGATCTCGATCGACATCAATGTGCGCGACAAACTGATCGACGACGAGGCGGGCTATCGCAGCCGGCTCTCGGCTTTCCTCGATACAGCCCATGTGGTCAAGCTCTCGGAAGAGGACCACGACTGGCTCAAGCCAGGGACCAGCATCGAGGCGCATGCGGCAGAACTGCTGGCGCGGCCGCGGTGTGAACTGGTGGTGGTGACGCTGGGCGAGCACGGAAGCCGTGCCTTTACCGCAGCCGGGGAAGCCGTGGCGCCGATCTACGCGCCGCCGGTCTTCGGGGACACGGTGGGGGCAGGCGACAGCCTCATGGCGGGCATACTGACATGGCTGGCCGAAGCCGGGGCGCTGAAGCCGGGCGGGCTCGCTGCGCTGGACGCCGAGGCGCTGGCCGAGATGCTGCGGTTCGGCGCCGTGGTGGCCGGGATCAATTGCGGGCGCAAGGGATGCCAGCCGCCGAGCCGGGGCGAAGTCGATGCGGTGCTCGCAGCCTAA
- a CDS encoding fumarylacetoacetate hydrolase family protein produces the protein MKLLRVGAKGAEKPAIFAADGTIRDLSGVVPDIAGATLLPEGLARIAATDIDTLPQLSASERIGPCVGNVGKFICIGLNYADHAAETGAKIPEEPIIFMKATSAIIGPNDDVIIPKYAIKPDWEVELAVVIGKEARYVEEADALDHVAGYCVCNDVSERHFQTERGGTWDKGKGADTFGPIGPWLVTRDEVPDPQNLKMWLEVDGKRYQDGSTTTMIFGIAKIVSYVSHFMSLQPGDVITTGTPPGVGMGVRPEPVWLKPGNVMHLGIQGLGEQRQNVKAYSA, from the coding sequence ATGAAACTGCTTCGCGTTGGCGCCAAGGGCGCTGAAAAGCCCGCAATCTTTGCCGCCGACGGCACGATCCGTGATCTCTCCGGCGTCGTGCCGGATATCGCCGGGGCGACCCTGCTGCCCGAGGGCCTGGCCAGGATAGCAGCGACAGACATCGACACCCTGCCACAGCTTTCGGCGTCCGAGCGGATCGGACCCTGCGTGGGCAATGTCGGCAAGTTCATCTGCATCGGCCTCAACTACGCCGATCACGCTGCCGAAACCGGCGCCAAGATCCCCGAGGAGCCGATCATCTTCATGAAGGCCACCAGCGCCATCATCGGCCCCAATGACGACGTGATCATCCCAAAATACGCCATCAAGCCCGACTGGGAGGTCGAGCTGGCCGTGGTCATCGGTAAGGAGGCCCGCTACGTCGAGGAGGCCGACGCGCTCGACCATGTCGCCGGCTACTGCGTCTGCAACGACGTCTCCGAACGGCACTTCCAGACCGAGCGCGGCGGCACCTGGGACAAGGGCAAGGGCGCCGACACCTTCGGGCCCATCGGTCCCTGGCTCGTCACCCGCGACGAAGTTCCCGATCCGCAGAACCTCAAGATGTGGCTCGAAGTCGATGGCAAGCGCTATCAGGATGGCTCGACCACGACGATGATCTTCGGCATCGCCAAGATCGTTTCCTACGTCTCCCACTTCATGAGCCTCCAGCCCGGCGACGTCATCACCACAGGCACGCCCCCCGGCGTCGGCATGGGTGTCCGCCCCGAGCCCGTCTGGCTCAAACCCGGCAATGTCATGCATCTGGGCATCCAGGGTCTGGGCGAACAGCGGCAGAACGTGAAGGCCTACTCGGCCTGA
- a CDS encoding L-aspartate oxidase gives MTTFDNTLNADGALIVGAGLAGLFTALKLAPRPVTVLSPKPLGTGASSAWAQGGVAAAMGEGDSPHAHAQDTEMAGAGIVDHGIAESVTAEAVARIEDLARWGTPFDRDDFGNFELGREAAHSANRIVKVEGDRAGWAIMQAIIAQVRKTPSIRVVEGITALSLARDNGRIVGIYGRRLGDRYSEPIFIRARATVLAAGGLGGLYAVTTNPPGVRGHALGMAARAGAIIADPEFVQFHPTAIATGADPAPLATEALRGEGAILVNDLGERFMPAIHPDAELAPRDVVARANFRQIQAGRQVFLDTRQALGADILTRFPTVSKYCRDAGIDPVNGMIPVTPAAHFHMGGVKVDERGRSSLPGLWVCGEASCTGLHGANRLASNSLLEAVVYGARIAEDIGGLEPQRELTPFKGIEWDEAEGARAEEVLRNTPAVQDLRRVMTDLVGVERDAAGLRTALREIARLEATAERVTSAYLNMTTSATLVAAAALKRTESRGGHFRIDFPDSNEAWEHHTEMTLSEALSIRAEA, from the coding sequence GTGACAACCTTCGACAACACCCTCAACGCCGACGGCGCCCTCATCGTCGGTGCTGGTCTCGCAGGCCTCTTCACTGCGCTCAAGCTCGCGCCGCGTCCGGTCACCGTGCTCTCGCCCAAGCCGCTCGGCACCGGCGCCTCCTCCGCCTGGGCGCAGGGCGGGGTCGCTGCGGCCATGGGTGAAGGTGACAGCCCTCATGCTCATGCGCAGGACACCGAAATGGCCGGCGCCGGCATCGTCGATCATGGCATCGCCGAAAGCGTCACGGCAGAAGCCGTAGCGCGCATCGAAGACCTCGCCCGCTGGGGCACCCCTTTCGATCGGGACGATTTCGGCAATTTCGAGCTCGGGCGCGAGGCGGCCCACTCCGCCAACCGCATCGTCAAGGTCGAAGGTGATCGCGCCGGCTGGGCCATCATGCAGGCCATCATCGCCCAGGTGCGCAAGACGCCCTCGATCCGCGTCGTTGAAGGCATCACGGCCCTCAGCCTCGCGCGCGACAACGGCCGCATCGTCGGCATCTATGGACGGCGCCTTGGCGATCGCTATTCCGAACCCATCTTCATTCGCGCGCGCGCCACCGTTCTCGCCGCCGGTGGCCTGGGCGGCCTTTATGCGGTCACCACCAATCCGCCCGGCGTGCGTGGCCACGCCCTGGGCATGGCGGCGCGCGCAGGGGCCATCATTGCCGACCCCGAATTCGTGCAGTTCCACCCCACCGCCATCGCCACGGGTGCCGATCCGGCCCCGCTCGCCACCGAAGCGCTGCGCGGCGAAGGCGCCATTCTCGTCAACGATCTGGGCGAGCGCTTCATGCCCGCCATTCATCCCGATGCCGAGCTGGCCCCGCGCGATGTCGTCGCCCGCGCCAATTTCCGGCAGATCCAGGCCGGACGGCAGGTCTTTCTCGATACGCGTCAGGCGCTGGGAGCCGATATCCTCACCCGTTTCCCCACCGTCTCGAAATATTGCCGCGACGCCGGCATCGACCCGGTCAACGGCATGATCCCGGTGACGCCCGCTGCCCATTTCCACATGGGCGGCGTCAAGGTCGACGAACGTGGGCGCTCGTCACTGCCGGGCCTATGGGTTTGTGGCGAAGCAAGCTGCACGGGCCTGCATGGCGCCAATCGCCTGGCATCCAATTCCCTGCTCGAGGCCGTGGTCTATGGCGCGCGGATCGCAGAGGATATCGGCGGTCTCGAACCGCAGCGCGAACTCACGCCCTTCAAGGGCATCGAGTGGGATGAGGCCGAGGGCGCCCGGGCCGAGGAAGTGCTTCGCAACACCCCCGCCGTGCAGGACCTGCGCCGGGTCATGACCGATCTTGTCGGCGTCGAGCGCGACGCCGCAGGCCTGCGCACCGCCCTTCGCGAGATCGCCCGTCTCGAGGCCACGGCCGAACGGGTCACAAGCGCCTATCTCAACATGACCACCTCGGCCACGCTCGTCGCCGCGGCGGCCCTGAAACGCACCGAGAGCCGCGGCGGTCACTTCCGCATCGACTTCCCCGACTCCAACGAAGCCTGGGAACACCACACCGAAATGACGCTGTCAGAAGCGCTTTCCATCCGCGCGGAAGCCTGA
- a CDS encoding c-type cytochrome produces the protein MRRRWIVLGVVVVLGAATAAYFLKPVTGPARDLTLVGDVARGDYLIRLGGCVACHTNAAAGGAELAGGVGLETAFGTFVPPNITSDPDVGIGRWTVQQFSDAMSNGMGPQGHLYPTFPYENYTLMSDQEIVDLYAALMATEPVSTPAGESQVPFPFNIRLAMAGWQNLFFRPARFSPEEGQSEQYNRGKYLAYGPAHCVACHTPRNALGALEWDKALTGSPGGTGGRAPALTAAALTEEGYDVPTLVQTLKDGFTPGFDVLGGSMGEVIADSTSHWTDEDLTALATYLLTE, from the coding sequence ATGCGGCGGAGATGGATTGTTCTGGGTGTCGTGGTGGTTCTGGGCGCGGCGACCGCGGCCTATTTCCTCAAGCCGGTGACGGGGCCGGCGCGCGACCTGACCCTTGTCGGGGATGTGGCGCGCGGTGACTACCTGATCCGCCTGGGCGGATGCGTCGCCTGCCACACCAATGCTGCTGCCGGCGGTGCGGAACTGGCCGGCGGCGTCGGCCTCGAAACCGCATTTGGTACGTTCGTTCCGCCCAATATCACCTCGGACCCGGATGTCGGCATCGGCCGGTGGACGGTGCAGCAGTTCTCCGATGCCATGAGCAATGGCATGGGACCGCAGGGGCACCTCTATCCAACCTTCCCCTATGAAAACTACACGCTGATGAGCGACCAGGAGATCGTCGATCTCTATGCCGCACTGATGGCGACGGAACCGGTTTCGACGCCGGCGGGCGAAAGCCAGGTGCCGTTCCCGTTCAACATCCGGCTGGCGATGGCCGGCTGGCAGAACCTGTTCTTCCGCCCGGCGCGCTTCAGCCCCGAGGAGGGACAGAGCGAGCAGTACAATCGCGGCAAGTATCTCGCTTATGGCCCGGCCCATTGTGTGGCCTGCCACACGCCCCGCAACGCGCTGGGGGCGCTCGAATGGGACAAGGCCCTCACCGGCTCGCCCGGCGGAACCGGCGGTCGGGCTCCGGCGCTGACGGCCGCGGCGCTTACCGAAGAAGGTTACGATGTGCCAACGCTGGTGCAGACGCTCAAGGACGGGTTTACCCCGGGCTTCGACGTGCTGGGCGGTTCGATGGGCGAAGTGATCGCCGATTCCACCTCGCATTGGACGGACGAAGACCTGACGGCGCTGGCGACGTATTTGCTGACCGAGTGA
- a CDS encoding ABC-F family ATP-binding cassette domain-containing protein yields MIRLESISKQNGKQIVFIEASAALQKGEKIGLVGPNGAGKTTLFRMITGEEKPDEGQVSVDRGVSIGYFSQDVGDMEGRPVVAEVMNGAGPVSELMAEMAVLEADMADPDKANQMDAIIERYGEVQGRFQELDGYSLDGRAREVLDGLGFSPEMMDGDVGALSGGWKMRVALARILLMKPDVLLLDEPSNHLDLESLIWLENFLKTYTGALLMTSHDREFMNRIVNKILEIDAGTLTSYTGDYEFYQGQREISDRNQQAQFERQQAMLAKEIAFIERFKARASHAAQVQSRVKKLDKIDRVEPPKRRQTVVFEFRPAPRSGEDIVRIEGVRKAYGSRTIYDGLDFHVRRRERWCILGVNGAGKSTLLKLVAGTSEPDAGAVSRGPSVKMGYFAQHAMDVIDGDLTIFQMLESTFPQAGQAPIRALAGAFGFSGDDIEKKCRVLSGGEKARLAMALILFDPPNFLVLDEPTNHLDIQTKQMLIEALSNFEGTMLFVSHDRHFLAALSNRVLELTPEGVHAYGGGYTEYVQATGQEAPGLRS; encoded by the coding sequence ATGATCCGTCTCGAATCCATTTCCAAGCAGAACGGCAAGCAGATCGTCTTCATCGAGGCGAGCGCCGCGCTGCAGAAGGGCGAGAAGATCGGGCTGGTGGGGCCGAACGGGGCGGGCAAGACCACGCTGTTTCGCATGATCACCGGCGAGGAAAAGCCCGATGAAGGCCAGGTGTCGGTCGATCGTGGGGTGTCGATCGGCTATTTCAGCCAAGATGTGGGCGACATGGAGGGCAGGCCCGTCGTCGCCGAGGTGATGAACGGGGCGGGGCCGGTGAGCGAGCTGATGGCCGAGATGGCCGTGCTCGAAGCCGACATGGCCGACCCCGACAAGGCCAACCAGATGGACGCCATCATCGAGCGCTATGGCGAGGTGCAGGGCCGGTTCCAGGAGCTCGACGGCTATTCGCTGGATGGGCGCGCCCGCGAAGTGCTCGATGGCCTCGGGTTTTCGCCCGAAATGATGGATGGCGACGTGGGTGCGCTCTCGGGCGGATGGAAGATGCGCGTGGCGCTGGCGCGCATCCTCCTGATGAAGCCCGACGTGCTGCTGCTCGACGAACCGAGCAACCATCTCGACCTCGAAAGCCTGATCTGGCTGGAAAACTTTCTAAAGACCTATACCGGCGCGCTGCTGATGACCTCGCATGACCGCGAGTTCATGAACCGGATCGTCAACAAGATCCTCGAGATCGATGCGGGCACGCTGACGAGCTATACCGGCGATTATGAATTCTACCAGGGCCAGCGCGAGATTTCCGACCGCAACCAGCAGGCGCAATTCGAGCGCCAGCAGGCCATGCTGGCCAAGGAAATCGCCTTTATCGAGCGGTTCAAGGCGCGCGCCAGCCACGCGGCGCAGGTGCAGAGCCGGGTCAAGAAGCTCGACAAGATCGACCGGGTGGAGCCGCCCAAGCGGCGGCAGACGGTGGTGTTCGAATTTCGCCCGGCGCCGCGCTCGGGCGAGGACATCGTGCGGATCGAGGGCGTCAGGAAGGCCTATGGCAGCCGCACGATCTATGACGGGCTGGACTTTCACGTACGGCGGCGCGAGCGCTGGTGCATCCTGGGCGTCAACGGCGCGGGCAAATCGACGCTGCTCAAGCTGGTGGCCGGAACCTCGGAGCCCGATGCCGGCGCGGTCAGCCGCGGGCCCAGCGTCAAGATGGGGTATTTCGCCCAGCACGCCATGGACGTGATCGACGGCGACCTGACGATCTTCCAAATGCTGGAAAGCACGTTCCCGCAGGCCGGGCAGGCGCCGATCCGGGCGCTGGCGGGCGCCTTCGGCTTTTCGGGCGACGATATCGAGAAGAAGTGCCGGGTGCTGTCGGGCGGCGAGAAGGCGCGCCTCGCCATGGCGCTGATCCTCTTCGATCCGCCGAACTTCCTGGTGCTCGACGAGCCGACCAACCACCTCGACATCCAGACCAAGCAGATGCTGATCGAGGCGCTCTCGAATTTCGAGGGGACCATGCTGTTCGTCAGCCACGACCGGCATTTCCTCGCCGCGCTCTCCAACCGCGTGCTGGAACTGACGCCGGAGGGCGTGCATGCCTATGGCGGGGGCTATACGGAATATGTGCAGGCGACGGGGCAGGAAGCGCCAGGGCTGCGGAGCTGA